The Panicum virgatum strain AP13 chromosome 5K, P.virgatum_v5, whole genome shotgun sequence genome has a window encoding:
- the LOC120707933 gene encoding uncharacterized protein LOC120707933: protein MRRDAVAAAPAAAGASPPVAAAVLPTGAVVIDVEGAPVAAAAPPGVGCRICQLGPEDGGGSAAPGSEVIRLGCCCKDELGAAHRQCAEAWFRIKGDRRCEICGSDAKNITGLEVKKFMEQWHGRRRANIQTTEERESHCWRQQPFCNFLLASLLIIFMLPWFLRVNLF from the exons ATGCGGCgggacgccgtcgccgccgcgcccgcggcggccggcgcctcgccgccggtcgccgccgccgtgctcccgaCGGGCGCGGTGGTCATCGACGTCGAGggggcgccggtggcggcggcggcgccccctggGGTGGGGTGCCGGATCTGCCAACTCGGACCCGAGGAtggcggcgggtcggcggcgccaGGGTCCGAGGTGATCCGGCTCGGCTGTTGCTGCAAGGACGAGCTCGGCGCCGCGCACCGGCAATGCGCCGAGGCGTGGTTCAGGATCAAGGGCGATAG GCGCTGCGAAATATGTGGTTCAGATGCCAAAAACATTACCGGGTTGGAAGTGAAAAAATTCATGGAGCAATGGCATGGCCGAAGAAGGGCAAACATCCAAACAACAGAGGAGAGGGAAAGCCATTGTTGGAGACAGCAGCCCTTCTGTAATTTTCTGTTAGCAAGCTTACTGATTATTTTCATGCTACCCTGGTTTCTCCGTGTAAATTTGTTCTGA